The stretch of DNA acatataacatattaactGTCATACTATGTTGCTATTATAAAACGGGGCTTTTAAATAAAGTGGATATCTTGTAAATTCTTTTACCATATTTAGATTATTAATAggattatttcataacaataatccatcctattggtggtatGCAATAATCACTCTATCCTATtaataatctcaattaaatccaacctaagcatcataccttctaataacgaaccagctgatatttttttgaagtttatgttggaatatttgatagtttttggacaacctagcggtatatgtgaagtttatgtgtaatattttcaagtgatgaatcaagaacttggtttatttgatacacataaacttcaaaaaatatcagctggttcgttattagaagatatggtgtttaggttggatttaattgagattattgataAGATGAAGTGATTATTGCAAACCACCAAtatgatggattattgttatgaaataacccttatTAATATGTGCTCCAAGAGAGCAGACACATTAAAAAAACTGTTGAATTTATATAGAGTATTTAATCGAACATATTGATTTTGCAGTCCGGCGGGCCATACTATGACATCCCTTATGGACGTAGGGATAGCCTAAACTTTGCATCAACAGCCGTGACACTAGCCAATCTACCATCACCTAAAAGCGACACTACAACACTTCTTAACGCCCTCGGAAACAAAAAGCTCGACCCAACTGATGTCGTGGCTCTTTCGGGAGGCCACACTATAGGTCGTGGCCATTGCACCTCCTTCACCGACCGACTTTATCCTACCCAAGACTCGACAATTGAGCAAACCTTTGCAAAAAACCTTAAAGTCACATGCCCAACCTTAAACACGGACAATACAACAGTACTGGACATTCGTACCCCTAACAAGTTTGATAACCAGTACTACGTGGACCTTGTTAAGGGACAAGGGTTGTTTACGTCGGATCAAACATTGTTTACTGATTCAAGAACAAGGGGTATCGTCTCTAGTTTTGCAACGAATCAAAGCTTGTTCTTTGAGAAGTTTGTAAATGCTATCTTGAAAATGGGGCAACTTGGTGTTTTGACCGGGGCGCAAGGGGAAATTCGAGCAAATTGTTCAGCTAGGAATGGTAATGATTTTGGGCTGTTCTCTGTTGTTGAAGATGATCAACATAAAGGAAGTTTGTAGAAATGGGCTtgtaatattttgtaattttagtgCTTTGCTATACTAGAATGTGTTGGGGCTTGTAATGTCTTGTTGATCTAAGTGTTTTGCTGTATTATGGACTTTGTGTGGCTTCTACGGAATAAAGAGTCTGGCAAAAGCTAATCCGCTCGAAACCAGGTCCGATAGAACCCGAAAATTGGATGAACCAAAACCAACCTGGCCCAAGGCTAACTCGATAACTGATAGCAACCTTATTTTTCCCAATCTGAACCGACGCGACCCAACCCGTGACCCGGTATTAACTAAACCTGATAGATGATCTGATAATGAACTAGCTTAATAATGGTGTAAATAGGACCAAATTGacatttttcacaattatttTCACTTGAAACTACAACTAATATACCTAcacattgtttaaatataaaataacccatcaaaaattatatacataagataaaatatatgttGAAAACCTGACTAGCTAATGATCCGACCCGACTTGTCACCCAttgctgacccgacc from Silene latifolia isolate original U9 population chromosome 10, ASM4854445v1, whole genome shotgun sequence encodes:
- the LOC141608912 gene encoding peroxidase 12-like, with amino-acid sequence MGTYLTLLVIVMVGLMSQCSESSSALPPVVKGLSYNFYSSSCPKLEAIVRGHLAKVFKQDITQSAGLLRLHFHDCFVQGCDGSVLLDGSASGPSEQNAPPNLSLRPQAFQIINDLRALVQRTCGRTVSCADLTALAARDSVYLSGGPYYDIPYGRRDSLNFASTAVTLANLPSPKSDTTTLLNALGNKKLDPTDVVALSGGHTIGRGHCTSFTDRLYPTQDSTIEQTFAKNLKVTCPTLNTDNTTVLDIRTPNKFDNQYYVDLVKGQGLFTSDQTLFTDSRTRGIVSSFATNQSLFFEKFVNAILKMGQLGVLTGAQGEIRANCSARNGNDFGLFSVVEDDQHKGSL